Proteins from one Tsuneonella aeria genomic window:
- a CDS encoding MFS transporter, with protein sequence MNATTIEGDVPHAPSASDIRLVIAASSAGTIFEWYDFFIYGTLAALIGQAFFPAGNETLQILLVWAGFAVGFGFRPLGAILFGYLGDRLGRKYTFLVTVTLMGVATAGVGLVPSAATIGLAAPAIVILFRIMQGLALGGEYGGAAVYVAEHAPPEKRGFYTSFIQASVVGGFVLSILVVLVCRAVIPAAEFEAWGWRVPFLLSLILLAISLWMRLKLSESPVFKAMKESGEMARNPFVESFTYPGNKKRIFVALFGITGVLTTIWYTAFFSGMSFLRGPMRVEPGIVEWVMLAAGVISMGLYLVVGKWSDRVGRKRPIIIGAAATLALMFPIFWGIGALANPGLGASAQAAPVVVHGTDCTYDPFASRQASACGRMLADLTALGIHYEVDARPCAPTAECAANAITVGERLHVYSGMEDDARKAALQGWLEQAGYDFTPQSPPLGALVGIVALLSAMGLLSALTYGSVAALLAEMFPPQIRYSSMSIPYHIGAGYLGGFLPLIAAYIVATTGDPYAGLWYTWVAVAFGLAVAWWGLDGGPPRDFIIQSAEAPPVSPARP encoded by the coding sequence ATGAACGCCACCACGATCGAAGGGGATGTGCCGCACGCCCCTAGCGCGAGCGACATCCGCCTGGTCATCGCCGCATCGTCCGCCGGCACGATCTTCGAATGGTATGATTTCTTCATCTACGGCACGCTCGCCGCGCTGATCGGCCAGGCGTTCTTTCCCGCTGGGAACGAAACGCTCCAGATATTGCTGGTATGGGCCGGCTTCGCCGTCGGCTTCGGCTTCCGGCCTTTGGGGGCGATCCTGTTCGGCTACCTCGGTGACCGGCTGGGCCGCAAGTACACGTTCCTCGTCACCGTGACGCTGATGGGCGTGGCGACCGCGGGCGTGGGCCTGGTGCCCAGTGCCGCGACCATCGGCCTCGCGGCCCCGGCCATCGTGATCCTGTTCCGGATCATGCAGGGCCTGGCGCTGGGCGGAGAATACGGCGGGGCAGCGGTCTACGTGGCGGAACACGCACCGCCCGAAAAGCGCGGTTTCTATACCAGCTTCATCCAGGCCAGCGTGGTCGGCGGCTTCGTGTTGTCGATCCTGGTCGTACTCGTTTGCCGCGCGGTCATTCCCGCCGCCGAGTTCGAGGCATGGGGCTGGCGCGTTCCCTTTCTCCTCAGCCTGATCCTGCTCGCGATCAGCTTGTGGATGCGGCTCAAGCTGTCGGAAAGCCCGGTGTTCAAGGCGATGAAGGAATCGGGGGAAATGGCGCGCAATCCCTTCGTCGAAAGCTTTACCTACCCCGGCAACAAGAAGCGCATATTCGTCGCCCTTTTCGGCATCACCGGCGTGCTCACGACGATCTGGTACACCGCGTTCTTTTCGGGGATGAGCTTCCTGCGCGGGCCGATGCGGGTCGAACCGGGCATTGTCGAATGGGTCATGCTGGCCGCAGGCGTGATCTCGATGGGGCTCTACCTGGTGGTGGGCAAGTGGTCAGACCGGGTGGGCCGCAAGCGCCCGATCATCATCGGCGCGGCCGCGACTCTGGCCCTGATGTTCCCGATCTTCTGGGGCATCGGCGCGCTCGCCAATCCGGGCCTGGGGGCGAGCGCCCAGGCGGCACCGGTAGTCGTGCACGGGACGGACTGCACGTACGATCCCTTCGCCAGCAGGCAGGCGTCCGCGTGCGGGCGAATGCTCGCCGACCTGACGGCGCTCGGCATACATTACGAGGTCGATGCACGGCCGTGCGCGCCGACGGCGGAGTGCGCGGCGAATGCGATCACCGTCGGCGAACGGCTGCACGTCTATTCCGGGATGGAGGACGACGCGCGCAAGGCCGCGCTGCAAGGCTGGCTGGAACAGGCGGGATATGATTTCACGCCTCAGTCGCCGCCCCTGGGTGCCCTCGTCGGCATTGTCGCACTGCTGAGCGCGATGGGGCTGCTCTCGGCCTTGACCTACGGTTCGGTCGCGGCGCTGCTGGCCGAGATGTTTCCGCCGCAGATCCGCTACAGCTCGATGTCCATCCCGTACCATATCGGCGCCGGATACCTTGGCGGCTTTCTGCCGCTGATCGCTGCCTACATCGTGGCGACGACGGGAGATCCCTACGCCGGGTTGTGGTACACTTGGGTGGCCGTGGCGTTCGGCCTGGCGGTGGCATGGTGGGGCCTTGACGGCGGTCCCCCGCGCGATTTCATCATCCAGTCGGCCGAAGCCCCGCCCGTATCGCCGGCGCGCCCGTGA
- a CDS encoding universal stress protein, producing the protein MRVYLVIMDETDEARRALRFASRRAMKTGGTVHILALVPRENFNAFGGVQATIEQEAYDRAEMVASSAAGSIFAESGKMPVIAVRTGDAQGVIRDYLADHAEVAALVLGAAADGGPGPLVNHFSAHAGHLPCPLFVVPGGLSDEDIDRLS; encoded by the coding sequence ATGCGCGTCTATCTGGTGATCATGGACGAAACGGACGAGGCGCGGCGCGCGCTGCGCTTTGCCAGCCGCCGCGCGATGAAGACCGGGGGGACGGTGCACATCCTTGCCCTGGTCCCACGCGAAAACTTCAATGCGTTCGGCGGCGTCCAGGCCACGATAGAGCAGGAGGCATACGACCGGGCCGAGATGGTCGCCAGCAGCGCGGCCGGATCGATCTTCGCCGAAAGCGGCAAGATGCCCGTGATCGCGGTGCGCACGGGCGACGCGCAGGGCGTGATCCGCGATTACCTGGCCGACCACGCGGAGGTGGCCGCGCTTGTCCTTGGCGCCGCTGCCGATGGCGGGCCAGGTCCGCTGGTCAACCACTTTTCCGCCCATGCCGGGCACTTGCCCTGCCCTCTGTTCGTCGTCCCCGGCGGCTTGAGCGACGAGGACATCGACCGGCTGAGCTGA
- a CDS encoding ribonuclease R family protein: MNSRHQNGMPSRAQILEFLQTSESTAGKREIAKAFGLKGHEKIALKALLKDMAEEGLIDGRKTAYHRMGGVPKVTVLRVAEIEDGEAYAIPDAWSPDDATPPPRLRVVEGKKGKNGNRLPALKVGDRILARTEETGRGWRAHPMKKLAARTEGLMGVVEIDGAGKGWLAPVDKRVRTSSPIADMGGAAEGQLVIAEPAGKSPRAGVNVVEVIGDPLAPKAFSLIAIAKHGIPHVFPDAAIEEAERAAALPLSADHREDLRAVPIVAIDPADARDHDDAIWAEPDGNGGYRAIVAIADVSFYVRPGGQLDREARKRGNSVYFPDRVVPMLPEVLSADVCSLKEGVDRAAMACHLRISPEGKVTSWRFTRALVRIAHNIAYEDAQAAIDAGDAPEHLANLWGAWALLAAARAARDPLELELPERQVRLDEEGKISEIRVRERLDAHRVVEDFMIAANVAAAKALEAKTAPVVYRVHEVPGREKLVALREYMKTFGHSLALGQVVTPGLFNRMLKDIADESEKAQVMEAVLRSQTQAYYGPENAGHFGLALGSYAHFTSPIRRYADLLVHRALVDAYKLEQPAPTGGLPDSSGLADRDRADLSKVSDAISKAERRAMEAERETIDRYVAAWLASRVGEVFETRITGVQSFGFFATIVGLGGDGLVPVSTLGQEYFSYDEGAQRLVGGDSGTTYAPGDRLELRLAEANPLTGALKFELPGGEGRIEPRGARPAPKVRAKPASGPMQGKRGRPGNIRHQGRKR, translated from the coding sequence ATGAATTCACGTCACCAGAACGGTATGCCCAGCCGGGCGCAGATCCTCGAATTTTTGCAGACCAGCGAATCGACTGCCGGCAAGCGGGAGATCGCCAAGGCCTTCGGCCTGAAGGGGCACGAGAAGATCGCGCTCAAGGCGCTGCTCAAGGACATGGCGGAAGAAGGTCTGATCGATGGCCGCAAGACCGCTTATCACCGCATGGGCGGCGTGCCGAAGGTCACAGTTCTGCGTGTCGCGGAGATCGAGGATGGGGAAGCCTATGCCATTCCCGACGCCTGGAGCCCGGACGACGCGACGCCGCCGCCGCGGCTGCGCGTGGTTGAAGGCAAGAAGGGGAAGAACGGCAATCGGCTCCCCGCACTGAAGGTTGGCGACCGCATCCTGGCCCGGACGGAGGAAACCGGGCGCGGATGGCGGGCGCATCCGATGAAGAAGCTGGCCGCCCGTACCGAGGGGTTGATGGGGGTGGTGGAGATCGACGGCGCGGGCAAGGGCTGGCTCGCCCCCGTGGACAAGCGGGTGCGCACGTCCTCGCCCATTGCCGACATGGGCGGGGCCGCAGAAGGGCAACTCGTGATTGCCGAACCCGCGGGCAAGTCGCCCCGCGCCGGGGTGAACGTGGTGGAGGTGATCGGCGACCCGCTGGCGCCCAAGGCATTCAGCCTGATCGCCATCGCCAAGCACGGCATCCCGCACGTGTTCCCCGACGCCGCGATAGAGGAAGCGGAACGGGCGGCCGCCTTGCCCCTTTCGGCCGATCACCGCGAGGACCTGCGCGCCGTGCCCATCGTCGCCATCGATCCTGCCGACGCGCGTGACCATGACGACGCGATCTGGGCGGAGCCTGACGGCAACGGCGGCTACCGCGCGATCGTCGCCATCGCCGACGTCAGCTTCTACGTCCGGCCGGGCGGCCAGCTCGACCGCGAGGCGCGCAAACGCGGCAATTCGGTCTACTTCCCCGACCGGGTCGTGCCGATGCTTCCCGAAGTGTTGAGCGCCGACGTCTGCAGCCTGAAGGAAGGCGTGGACCGCGCCGCGATGGCCTGCCACTTGCGCATTTCGCCCGAAGGCAAGGTGACGAGTTGGCGCTTTACCCGGGCGCTGGTACGCATCGCGCACAATATCGCGTATGAAGACGCGCAGGCCGCCATCGATGCGGGCGATGCGCCGGAACACCTGGCGAACCTGTGGGGGGCATGGGCGCTGCTCGCGGCCGCGCGCGCCGCGCGCGATCCGCTGGAGCTGGAGCTACCGGAGCGCCAGGTCCGGCTGGACGAGGAGGGGAAGATCTCCGAAATCCGCGTGCGTGAACGGCTGGATGCGCACCGCGTCGTGGAAGATTTCATGATCGCCGCCAACGTGGCCGCGGCCAAGGCGCTGGAGGCCAAGACCGCGCCGGTCGTCTATCGCGTGCACGAAGTTCCCGGGCGCGAGAAGCTCGTCGCACTGCGCGAATACATGAAAACGTTCGGCCACAGCCTCGCGCTGGGTCAGGTGGTGACGCCGGGCCTGTTCAACCGAATGCTGAAGGACATCGCTGACGAAAGCGAGAAGGCTCAGGTGATGGAGGCGGTGCTTCGCAGCCAGACACAGGCCTATTATGGGCCCGAGAACGCCGGGCACTTCGGTCTCGCGCTCGGCTCTTACGCGCATTTCACCTCGCCGATCCGCCGCTATGCCGACCTGCTGGTCCACCGCGCGCTGGTCGACGCCTACAAGCTGGAGCAGCCGGCACCGACGGGCGGCCTCCCCGACAGCAGCGGCCTCGCCGACCGCGACCGCGCCGATCTGTCCAAGGTGTCGGACGCCATCAGCAAGGCGGAGCGCCGGGCGATGGAAGCGGAGCGCGAGACGATCGACCGCTACGTCGCGGCATGGCTCGCCAGCCGGGTGGGCGAAGTGTTCGAAACCCGCATCACCGGGGTGCAGAGCTTCGGCTTCTTCGCCACCATCGTCGGCCTGGGCGGCGACGGGTTGGTGCCCGTCTCGACGCTGGGGCAGGAGTATTTCTCCTACGACGAAGGCGCGCAGCGGCTGGTCGGCGGCGACAGCGGCACGACCTATGCGCCGGGCGATCGGCTGGAACTGCGGCTGGCGGAGGCCAATCCCCTCACCGGGGCGCTGAAGTTCGAGCTGCCGGGCGGCGAAGGCCGGATCGAACCGCGCGGCGCGCGCCCGGCGCCCAAGGTGCGGGCGAAACCCGCCAGCGGCCCCATGCAGGGCAAGCGCGGCAGGCCGGGCAACATCCGCCACCAGGGCCGCAAGCGCTAG
- a CDS encoding pyruvate dehydrogenase complex dihydrolipoamide acetyltransferase: MPTPIKMPALSPTMEEGTLARWLVKEGDTVSAGDVMAEIETDKATMEFEAVDEGTIAKIEVPEGTEGVKVGTVIAMLAGEGEDASAPAPEAAKPSPPQEKELDEGNAARSPTPAPAPSPSVGKPAPASPPSGGEGKARIIASPLARRIAEQNGVDLASVQGTGPNGRIVRADVEGAKPAGALTAPAPAAQASAASTPAPAATPAPDFGIPFEAEKLNNVRKTIARRLVEAKQTVPHFYLTMDVRLDALLKLRAELNAALEPQGVKLSVNDMLIKALAKALLLTPKANVSFAGDELRKYSRADISVAVAAPSGLITPIVIDAGSKSISAIAAEMKGLVDKAREGKLQPHEYQGGTASLSNLGMYGIKQFDAVINPPQGMIMAIGAGEKRPYVVDDALAIATVMSATGSFDHRAIDGADGAELMSAFKALVEAPLGLVA, translated from the coding sequence ATGCCCACCCCGATCAAGATGCCCGCCCTTTCGCCGACGATGGAAGAAGGCACGCTTGCCCGCTGGCTGGTGAAGGAAGGCGACACGGTCAGCGCGGGCGATGTCATGGCCGAAATCGAGACAGACAAGGCGACGATGGAATTCGAAGCGGTGGACGAAGGGACCATCGCCAAGATCGAGGTGCCCGAAGGCACCGAGGGCGTGAAGGTCGGCACCGTCATCGCGATGCTTGCGGGCGAAGGCGAGGATGCGTCGGCCCCTGCACCCGAGGCCGCGAAGCCGTCTCCCCCTCAGGAGAAGGAGCTGGACGAGGGGAACGCGGCACGCTCTCCCACGCCCGCGCCGGCCCCCTCTCCTTCCGTCGGCAAGCCGGCTCCCGCCTCCCCCCCTTCCGGTGGAGAAGGCAAGGCCCGCATCATCGCATCCCCGCTCGCCAGGCGGATCGCCGAGCAGAATGGCGTCGACCTCGCGAGTGTGCAGGGCACCGGCCCTAACGGCCGTATCGTAAGAGCCGACGTTGAAGGCGCGAAACCGGCTGGCGCGCTGACCGCTCCGGCCCCGGCAGCGCAGGCTTCGGCCGCTTCGACACCGGCGCCGGCCGCCACGCCGGCGCCCGACTTCGGCATTCCGTTCGAGGCGGAGAAGCTCAACAACGTCCGCAAGACGATCGCGCGCCGCCTGGTGGAAGCCAAGCAAACCGTCCCGCACTTCTACCTCACCATGGACGTGCGGCTCGATGCCTTGCTCAAGCTGCGCGCAGAGCTGAACGCGGCGCTGGAACCGCAAGGTGTCAAGCTCTCGGTCAACGACATGCTGATCAAGGCGCTTGCCAAGGCGCTACTGCTGACGCCCAAGGCCAACGTCAGCTTCGCCGGTGATGAACTGCGCAAATATTCCCGCGCCGACATCTCGGTCGCGGTCGCCGCGCCGTCCGGCCTCATCACCCCGATCGTGATCGACGCGGGCAGCAAGTCCATCAGCGCCATCGCCGCCGAGATGAAGGGGCTGGTGGACAAGGCGCGCGAGGGCAAGCTGCAGCCGCACGAATATCAGGGCGGCACGGCCAGCCTCTCCAACCTGGGCATGTATGGGATCAAGCAGTTCGACGCGGTGATCAACCCGCCGCAAGGCATGATCATGGCGATCGGCGCGGGCGAGAAGCGCCCCTATGTAGTCGACGACGCGCTCGCCATCGCCACCGTGATGAGCGCCACCGGCAGCTTCGACCACCGCGCAATCGACGGCGCCGACGGGGCTGAACTGATGAGCGCGTTCAAGGCGCTGGTGGAGGCGCCGCTGGGATTGGTGGCTTGA
- a CDS encoding CvpA family protein has protein sequence MTGFDIIVLIVVGIAAAGGFMRGFVQEALSLAAWALAILAIHYLHTPLYDWLVGQIGNPTGAAILAFALLLLIPYAGMKLIAGRLGETTRTSLLGPIDRVLGFGLGAIKGAVVVTCGFALLVLGYDAAWGIGGRPDWITQARTYTLVNASADALVQMIEERNSAAESQDAAIRDFGP, from the coding sequence ATGACGGGCTTCGACATCATCGTACTCATTGTCGTCGGGATAGCGGCGGCCGGCGGTTTCATGCGCGGCTTCGTGCAGGAAGCGCTGTCGCTGGCGGCATGGGCCCTGGCGATCCTTGCCATCCATTACTTGCACACGCCGCTCTACGACTGGCTGGTCGGGCAGATCGGCAATCCAACCGGCGCGGCGATCCTCGCGTTCGCGCTGCTTTTGCTCATCCCCTATGCCGGCATGAAGCTGATCGCGGGGCGCCTGGGGGAAACGACACGGACATCGCTGCTCGGCCCGATCGACCGGGTGCTGGGCTTCGGCCTCGGCGCGATCAAGGGCGCCGTCGTGGTGACATGCGGCTTTGCCCTGCTGGTGCTGGGATACGATGCGGCATGGGGTATCGGCGGCCGGCCCGACTGGATCACCCAGGCGCGGACCTACACGCTCGTCAACGCCAGCGCCGATGCGCTGGTGCAGATGATCGAGGAGCGGAATTCGGCGGCCGAATCGCAGGATGCGGCCATCCGTGACTTCGGCCCATGA
- the alr gene encoding alanine racemase yields MTDLPPPTLRLDLDTAALAGNWRALDRLSGAATAGAAVKADAYGLGVDRTVPVLAAAGARDFFVAHWSEVPAVIAHVPATQVSVLHGPASEADCAFARSTGVRPVLNSAEQVARWRNTGGGACDVMIDTGINRLGLPHGAAALDALDGLAIDTLLSHLASADEDSAQNTRQLERFREACARIPARRRSLANSAGIALGAAYAFDLTRPGLALYGGIPRADMAAVIRQVAYPRTSILQVRRLEPGDAVGYNATFVADAPIRAGVVSLGYADGFLRCWGARGALANEERRLPLLGKVSMDMVIVDLSNAPELREGDWLDVPYALPEAEAASGLSQYELLTSLGRRFRR; encoded by the coding sequence GTGACCGACTTGCCGCCGCCGACCCTGCGGCTCGATCTCGATACGGCGGCGCTTGCGGGCAACTGGCGCGCGCTCGATCGGCTTTCCGGCGCGGCCACGGCGGGCGCTGCCGTGAAGGCAGACGCATATGGCCTGGGGGTGGATCGTACGGTGCCCGTTCTGGCCGCTGCGGGCGCCCGCGATTTCTTCGTCGCGCACTGGAGCGAAGTGCCCGCAGTCATCGCGCATGTCCCCGCCACGCAGGTATCCGTGTTGCATGGGCCGGCGAGCGAGGCGGACTGCGCATTTGCCCGGTCGACCGGCGTACGTCCCGTGCTGAACAGCGCGGAACAGGTGGCGCGATGGCGAAACACCGGCGGCGGTGCGTGCGACGTGATGATCGACACCGGCATCAACCGCCTGGGCCTGCCGCATGGCGCCGCGGCCCTGGATGCGCTCGACGGCCTGGCGATCGACACGCTGCTCTCCCACCTCGCATCGGCCGACGAGGATTCAGCGCAGAACACCCGGCAACTCGAACGCTTCCGCGAAGCCTGCGCTCGCATCCCGGCGCGGCGCCGCAGCCTGGCTAACAGCGCGGGTATCGCGCTCGGCGCCGCTTACGCATTCGACCTCACGCGGCCCGGCCTCGCGCTCTACGGCGGAATCCCGCGCGCCGATATGGCGGCCGTCATCCGCCAGGTGGCCTATCCGCGCACGTCGATCCTGCAGGTCCGCCGCCTGGAGCCGGGCGACGCCGTTGGCTATAACGCCACGTTCGTCGCCGACGCACCCATCCGCGCTGGCGTCGTCTCGCTTGGATATGCAGACGGCTTCCTGCGGTGCTGGGGCGCAAGGGGCGCGCTGGCGAACGAAGAGCGCCGCCTGCCGCTGCTCGGCAAGGTGTCGATGGACATGGTCATCGTGGACCTGTCGAACGCTCCCGAACTGCGCGAAGGCGACTGGCTGGACGTGCCCTACGCGCTGCCGGAGGCAGAGGCAGCGAGCGGCCTTTCGCAATACGAACTGCTCACCAGCCTCGGCCGCAGGTTTCGCCGCTGA
- a CDS encoding iron-sulfur cluster assembly scaffold protein — protein MTAGAGGALYTPELLALAVSLGKVPLRTDLPLRGDARSATCGSTVTVGCAVDGDGRIEHVGVQAASCAVGQAATALFVQGAMGLDRAAIAGARDELAAWLAGTGPAPRWPGIDALDRARAYPARHGAIMLAWNAALAALPKDQVDR, from the coding sequence ATGACGGCCGGCGCCGGCGGAGCGCTCTATACCCCTGAATTGCTGGCGCTGGCGGTCTCCTTGGGAAAGGTGCCGCTGCGCACCGACCTGCCGCTGCGCGGTGACGCACGCTCGGCCACGTGCGGCAGCACGGTCACGGTCGGCTGTGCAGTGGATGGGGACGGCCGGATAGAGCACGTCGGCGTGCAGGCGGCTTCCTGCGCGGTCGGCCAGGCGGCGACGGCGCTGTTCGTCCAGGGCGCGATGGGCCTGGACCGTGCGGCGATCGCAGGGGCTCGGGATGAACTGGCCGCATGGCTGGCCGGGACCGGACCCGCGCCGCGGTGGCCGGGCATCGACGCGCTGGACCGGGCGCGCGCCTATCCCGCCCGTCACGGTGCGATAATGCTGGCGTGGAATGCCGCTCTCGCCGCGCTTCCAAAGGACCAGGTGGATCGCTAG
- the phaR gene encoding polyhydroxyalkanoate synthesis repressor PhaR, which translates to MARRTESSDGVTIIKKYANRRLYNTASSSYITLDDLAKMTRDGVEFRVLDAKTGEEITHSILTQIIMEEEASGEQMLPVSFLRQLISMYGNSMQAMMPGYLDAMMANFRDNQTKLQDAFQGGGGANPLARIAETNLAMMRAATEALVPRRGDAAGTASTAKPVEPEAPAGDDGRDELAELRAQMAAMQKKLDALGK; encoded by the coding sequence ATGGCAAGGCGGACGGAAAGCTCCGACGGCGTGACGATCATCAAGAAGTACGCCAACCGGCGGCTCTATAACACGGCGTCTTCCAGCTACATCACGCTCGACGATCTTGCGAAGATGACGCGCGACGGGGTGGAGTTCCGGGTCCTCGACGCCAAGACGGGCGAGGAAATCACCCATTCCATCCTTACCCAGATCATCATGGAAGAAGAAGCGAGCGGGGAGCAGATGCTGCCGGTCAGCTTTTTGCGCCAGCTCATTTCGATGTACGGCAATTCGATGCAGGCGATGATGCCGGGCTACCTCGACGCGATGATGGCAAACTTCCGCGACAACCAGACGAAGTTGCAGGATGCATTCCAAGGGGGGGGCGGGGCCAATCCGCTGGCCCGCATTGCCGAAACGAACCTTGCCATGATGCGCGCGGCCACCGAAGCGCTCGTGCCGCGCCGGGGGGATGCAGCGGGAACAGCCTCCACCGCGAAACCGGTTGAGCCCGAAGCGCCCGCTGGAGACGATGGCCGCGACGAACTGGCCGAACTGCGCGCGCAGATGGCCGCCATGCAGAAAAAGCTCGACGCGCTTGGCAAATGA
- a CDS encoding acyl-CoA thioesterase — MPDRDPLIRVTAMPADTNPYGGVFGGWLMSQMALGAGSLASRVGKGKAVVVSATDFAFPGAMAVGDELSVYCEIAATGTTSLTITAEGIARERNGEATVKVAQGTFKFVLLDENDRPREVAL; from the coding sequence ATGCCTGACCGCGACCCCCTCATCCGCGTCACCGCCATGCCGGCGGATACCAATCCCTATGGTGGGGTGTTCGGCGGGTGGCTGATGAGCCAGATGGCGCTCGGCGCCGGATCGCTGGCGAGCAGGGTGGGGAAGGGCAAGGCAGTGGTCGTCTCGGCGACCGACTTCGCGTTTCCCGGCGCGATGGCGGTGGGGGACGAGCTCAGCGTTTATTGCGAGATCGCCGCGACTGGCACTACCTCGCTGACCATCACCGCCGAGGGCATCGCGCGCGAGCGCAACGGCGAGGCGACGGTCAAGGTGGCGCAAGGCACGTTCAAGTTCGTGCTGCTCGATGAGAATGACCGACCGCGCGAGGTGGCGCTGTGA
- the proS gene encoding proline--tRNA ligase — protein MSQIRHALSVKRADDFAQWYQEVISAADMAEESGVRGCMVIKPWGYGIWERIQRLLDDRIKAAGHDNAYFPLFIPLRNFEREAEHVEGFAKEMAVVTHHRLIADGNGGLVPDPDARLEEPLVVRPTSETIIGDAMARWVQSWRDLPLKLNQWANVVRWEMRTRMFLRTSEFLWQEGHTAHETAEQAREHTLRMLEVYRACAEDDLALPVIAGEKPENERFPGAVETWSIEAMMQDGKALQAGTSHYLGTNFAKASGIRFQNREGTQQLAHTTSWGVSTRMIGGVIMVHGDDDGLKVPPAIAPWQVVIVPMLREDDGDAALLAYCDDLRARLVASRALGEPVRALLDDKPGKAAAKRWDWVRKGAPLIVEVGPRDMADGKVSLLRRDALWADNGKPAFEAPSVDEVVSSIPGMLETMQSSLLAHAAAERDARITRGVADWSQVEAAFADGVKNPGWIEIQWSKPTGATLDGIVERLKALKLTLRNVPQGSAAADGTCIFTGDPAVERVLVARAY, from the coding sequence GTGTCCCAGATTCGCCATGCCTTGTCGGTCAAACGCGCCGACGACTTCGCCCAATGGTACCAGGAGGTGATCTCCGCCGCGGACATGGCCGAGGAATCGGGCGTGCGCGGATGCATGGTCATCAAGCCATGGGGTTACGGCATCTGGGAACGGATCCAGCGCCTGCTTGACGACCGGATCAAGGCGGCGGGACACGACAACGCCTATTTCCCCCTGTTCATCCCCTTGCGGAATTTCGAACGCGAGGCGGAACATGTCGAAGGCTTCGCCAAGGAGATGGCGGTCGTCACCCATCACCGCCTGATCGCGGATGGCAATGGCGGGCTGGTGCCGGATCCCGATGCCAGGCTGGAAGAACCGCTGGTCGTGCGCCCGACATCGGAAACCATCATCGGCGATGCCATGGCGCGCTGGGTGCAGTCCTGGCGGGACCTGCCACTCAAGCTCAACCAGTGGGCCAACGTCGTGCGCTGGGAGATGCGCACGCGGATGTTCCTGCGCACCAGCGAATTCCTCTGGCAGGAAGGGCACACGGCGCACGAAACTGCCGAACAGGCGCGAGAGCACACGCTCCGCATGCTGGAAGTCTATCGCGCCTGCGCGGAAGACGATCTTGCGCTGCCTGTGATCGCTGGCGAGAAGCCCGAGAACGAACGCTTCCCCGGCGCTGTCGAGACCTGGTCGATCGAGGCGATGATGCAGGATGGCAAGGCGCTTCAGGCCGGCACCAGCCACTACCTGGGCACCAATTTCGCAAAGGCCAGCGGAATCCGCTTCCAGAATCGCGAGGGTACGCAGCAGCTGGCGCACACCACCAGCTGGGGCGTCTCCACGCGCATGATCGGCGGCGTGATCATGGTGCACGGCGATGACGACGGGCTGAAAGTGCCGCCCGCCATCGCCCCGTGGCAGGTCGTGATCGTGCCCATGTTGCGCGAAGACGACGGCGACGCCGCGCTGCTGGCGTATTGCGATGATCTGCGCGCCCGGCTCGTCGCCTCGCGCGCGCTGGGCGAACCCGTCCGCGCCCTGCTGGACGACAAGCCGGGGAAAGCGGCTGCCAAAAGGTGGGACTGGGTCCGCAAGGGCGCGCCGCTGATCGTGGAGGTCGGCCCCCGCGACATGGCGGACGGCAAGGTCAGCCTGCTGCGCCGCGATGCGCTGTGGGCCGATAACGGCAAGCCGGCATTCGAGGCACCGTCCGTGGACGAGGTCGTCTCGTCGATCCCGGGAATGCTCGAAACGATGCAGTCCTCGCTGCTGGCCCATGCCGCGGCGGAGCGCGATGCCCGGATCACCCGCGGTGTTGCCGACTGGTCCCAGGTCGAAGCGGCATTTGCCGACGGCGTGAAGAACCCCGGCTGGATCGAGATTCAATGGTCGAAGCCAACCGGAGCCACGCTCGATGGGATCGTCGAACGTCTGAAGGCGCTGAAGCTGACGCTGCGCAATGTCCCGCAAGGCAGCGCGGCGGCGGACGGTACGTGCATCTTCACAGGCGACCCCGCCGTGGAAAGGGTCCTGGTCGCGCGCGCTTACTGA